The DNA window TTTCCCAGAAGAGCTACGGGTCCATGGAGCAGATGAAAAAACTCCAGCCCATGGTCGCTAAACTTCGCGAGAAATACGGCGACGACAAGCAGCGTCTCAATCAGGAGACCATGGCCCTGTACAAGACTTACAAGGTCAACCCCATGGGCGGCTGTCTTCCCATGATCGTGCAGATCCCGGTATTCTTCGGCCTCTACAAGGCCCTGCTCGGCGCTGTGGAGCTCAGGCACGCTCCTTTCATCGCCCACCTGCCCTTCACCGATCTGCCCTGGCTCGCGGACCTTTCCGCCAAGGATCCGTACTACATCACACCGATCATCATGGGCGCATCCATGTTCCTGCAGCAAAAGATGACCCCCAGTGCAGGCGACCCCACGCAGCAAAAGATCATGCTGCTCATGCCGGCCATCTTTACCTTCATGTTCCTGCAGTTTCCGTCCGGTCTGGTCGTGTACTGGCTGTTCAACAACCTTCTGTCCATCGGGCAACAGTTGATGATCGCCAGGAAATCCAAGGCCAAAGCAGCCGCCACGAACGATTAACGCCACCGGGGGGCCCATTTACCCCGGCTTGATAAGGACTATAGATAATGAGCGACTTCAAAGAATTCCAGGGCAAGGACCTGGACGAAGCCATCGAAAGCGCATGTGATTACTACAATCTCAAACGCGACCGGCTGGAAATCGAGATCATGGCCGGAGGCTCCTCCGGGATCTTCGGCATCATGGGCGTCAAAAAAGCCAAGGTCAAAGCCAGGCCGCAAGCCCAGGTTAACGCCTCTGACATCCTCAATGGCGACGATGCGGCACCAGCCAAGCCCAAACAGGAATCCAAGCCTAAGGCAAAACCCAAGCCCAAGGCCCAAGCAGCACCAAAGCCCGAGGCCAAGGCCGAGATTGAAGAGCCCAACGGCAACCTCATTCCGGTGGAAGTTTTCAACGACGTCAACGGCAACGTCGACCGGGGAGATCAGGCCGAGGGACCTGCCCGCAATGCACGCAAACCGCGTGAAAAGAAGCCCAGACAGGCCAAGAGCGAAAGACAGCCCCGGCGCGAGAACAAGCCGCGTGAGAAAAAGGCCCGTGAACCTCGCGAGCCGCGTGAACCGCGTGAACCGCGTGAACAGCAAGAGGAACGCCCCCGCTCCGACATGTCGGAATTCGATCCTGTCGTGCTGGAAGCGGCCGTGCGGGAAGTCATGGTCAAGCTGCTCGACCCCATCGTCGGTGAAACCACCCTTGAGATTACCCTGGAAACCGACCGGGTCAAGGTCTTCATCGACGACGAAGAGAACTCCGGCCTGATCATCGGGCGCGAGGGCCAGACCCTCTCCTCCATCCAATACCTGGTCAACCGCCTCGTCTCCCGCAAGATGGAAGCCTCTGTCCGCATCCAGGTGGATACCGGCGACTATCGCGAACGCCAGGACGACAAGCTCCGCCAGATCGCCCTGCACCTGGCCGAAAAAGCGGACAGCCTGGGCCGGACCCAGTCCACCAAGCCCCTGTCCTCCTATCACCGACGTGTCATTCACCTGGTATTGCAGGAAAACGAGACCGTCTTCACCCGCTCCAAAGGCGACGGTCCCATGAAACGCGTGCTCATCGTTCCCAAGAGCCGCAAAAATGGCAGCCGCGCCCGGTACTAAGAACGGCAGCCTTCGATAGCAGCGCAACTGCACCACTCTCGAAAGCCTTGATGCAATCTTCAAGGGCCGCTTCCTGAAGCGGCCCTTTTCCCTTTTGCCATTCCGGGCAACGTCCTGTAAGGAAATCCACATGCTTGATCCAAGGTTATCCAGGGACACCATCGCGGCCATCGCCACCCCGCCCGGAAACGGCGGCGTGGGCATCATCCGCATCAGCGGCAGCCGATGTCGGGTGATTGCTGGTGGACTCTTCCGGCCCGCCAACAGTGCCTTCACCGACTTCACGCCCTATCGGCTGCATTACGGCCATATCCTCGACCGCAACGGCATGGAGCTGGACGACGTGCTCTGCGCTTTCATGCCCGGGCCCAAATCCTACACCGGCGAAGACGTGGTCGAGCTCAACTGCCACGGGGGCCGGGCCGTGCTCGATGCCGTATTGCAGGAGGCCCTTGACCGGGGTGCCCGCCTGGCAGAGCGCGGCGAATTCACCTATCGGGCTTTCATGAACGGCCGCATGGACCTGTCCCAGGCCGAAGCCGTGGCCGAGATGATTCACGCCCCCACCAAGGCCGCCATGCATCTGGCCCAGGTCAAGCTATCCGGCCTTCTCGGCCAAAAAATCACTGAACTGCGAGCCAGCCTGGAGCACCTGCGTGCCCAACTGGCCGTGGCTGTGGACTTCCCTGACGACGAGGTCGAATGCCTCTCCCCCGAGGAACTGATCCGAACCTGTACCCGAGTGCGCCTGGATATCGAATCCCTGCTCTGTGCCGTGGACCGCACACGGGCCTGGCGCGAAGGCGCACTGGTTGTCCTGGCGGGCCGTGTCAACGCAGGCAAGTCCAGTCTCATGAACGGGTTGCTCGGTAAAAACCGGGCTATCGTCACGGACCAGCCCGGCACCACTCGCGACTACCTGGAGGAGACCGTCAATCTGGACGGCCTGAGCATCCGCCTGACCGACACCGCGGGTATCCGCCAAACCAACGACATCATCGAGTCCGCCGGACTGGAAAAGGGCCGCGAGCTCATGGACCAAGCCGACCTGGTGCTGCTCCTTGCCGACGGGACCACGCCCTTGGACGACGAAACCCTGTCCATGACCGGTTTTTTGGACGCAGGCAAGACGCTGGCTGTCCTGAACAAGTCCGACCAGGACGCATTCGACGCGGCTTTCGGCTCGCCTCTGACGGACCTCGGCTTCGAAACCGTGGCTGTTTCAGCCAAGACCGGGACCGGTCTCGCCACCCTGTGCAACCGCATCCGGGAGCGTATTCTCCAAGGCGCGGGCCAACCCGACCCGGACGAACTCGCCCCCAATGCGCGGCAGGCCGCCGTACTGAGGGAGGCTGCCGAAGAACTGCTGGCCCTGGAGCAGGACGCGGCAACGTCCATTCCCTACGACCTCCTGAGCGTGCGCCTCGAAACCGCCTGCAACGTGCTTTCGGGCATCACCGGAGAGATTGCCTCCAATGACATCCTCAACTCCATCTTCGACTCCTTCTGCATAGGGAAATGACATGACAGACGACACCATCATCGACGTCCAGCACGTGACCTGCGGCCTTGTACCGCTCATGCAAACCCATCTCGGCGGCACCGAACCCGAAGTGGAAACCGTCTCTTTCAAGATCCGCCAGGGCATTCAGACAGAACTGTGGAATTCCTTCGGCACGGGCAGCGAGTGGAGACTGACCGACATCAGCTCAGACCTTTTCTTCGACGTGGCAACCTTCATACGCGTGGAACAAAGCGAACTGGACCCCCTGGGCCTGATGGAATTCTAGCCCCCCCCTTTTTCCCGACAACACGAAAAGCCCCCCGCACATCATCGGACATGCGGGGGGGGCTTTATCTATCCGATTTTTTTGCCGAAACTATCCGACACCTTCCTTTGAAATGTCAGGCGCAAGGAACTTGAGCACCATATAGCCGAGCACTCCGGACACCAACGAGGCGAACAGAATGGCGATCTTGGACAATTCCACCAGTCTGGTCCCTTCGTCAAAGGCCAGGTTTGCAATGAAAATGGACATGGTGAAGCCCACACCGGCCAGACAGGCCGCGCCCCAAAGGTGCATCAATGTGGTCCGGTCCGGGAAAGGGGCCAGACCGAGTTTGTTGACCACCCAGCAGGCACCGGTCACCCCCACCTGTTTGCCCACCACCAAACCGAAGAAGATGCCGAGGGACACCGGGGTGAACAGTTCCCGAAGGACTCCGGCGTCCATGGCCACGCCGGCATTGGCCAGGGCGAAGATGGGCATGATCGCAAACGACACCCACGGATGCAGGGCGTGCTCGATGTTCTGCAAGGGGGTGGTGGCCGCTTCGTAGGCATGTTCCATGGAATGCAGCGCC is part of the Pseudodesulfovibrio sp. S3 genome and encodes:
- a CDS encoding protein jag — encoded protein: MSDFKEFQGKDLDEAIESACDYYNLKRDRLEIEIMAGGSSGIFGIMGVKKAKVKARPQAQVNASDILNGDDAAPAKPKQESKPKAKPKPKAQAAPKPEAKAEIEEPNGNLIPVEVFNDVNGNVDRGDQAEGPARNARKPREKKPRQAKSERQPRRENKPREKKAREPREPREPREPREQQEERPRSDMSEFDPVVLEAAVREVMVKLLDPIVGETTLEITLETDRVKVFIDDEENSGLIIGREGQTLSSIQYLVNRLVSRKMEASVRIQVDTGDYRERQDDKLRQIALHLAEKADSLGRTQSTKPLSSYHRRVIHLVLQENETVFTRSKGDGPMKRVLIVPKSRKNGSRARY
- the mnmE gene encoding tRNA uridine-5-carboxymethylaminomethyl(34) synthesis GTPase MnmE produces the protein MLDPRLSRDTIAAIATPPGNGGVGIIRISGSRCRVIAGGLFRPANSAFTDFTPYRLHYGHILDRNGMELDDVLCAFMPGPKSYTGEDVVELNCHGGRAVLDAVLQEALDRGARLAERGEFTYRAFMNGRMDLSQAEAVAEMIHAPTKAAMHLAQVKLSGLLGQKITELRASLEHLRAQLAVAVDFPDDEVECLSPEELIRTCTRVRLDIESLLCAVDRTRAWREGALVVLAGRVNAGKSSLMNGLLGKNRAIVTDQPGTTRDYLEETVNLDGLSIRLTDTAGIRQTNDIIESAGLEKGRELMDQADLVLLLADGTTPLDDETLSMTGFLDAGKTLAVLNKSDQDAFDAAFGSPLTDLGFETVAVSAKTGTGLATLCNRIRERILQGAGQPDPDELAPNARQAAVLREAAEELLALEQDAATSIPYDLLSVRLETACNVLSGITGEIASNDILNSIFDSFCIGK